The following coding sequences lie in one Bifidobacterium sp. ESL0690 genomic window:
- a CDS encoding GNAT family N-acetyltransferase yields MANEGITFTDEKRFTQDQVERLFLSVGWVSGKYPERLYKALMGSSTVFSAWDGDRLVGLVRVLDDTAMMAYMHYVLVDPEYQGQGIAGHMVEMVKQRYADYFYIEVMPEESKNAAFYQKHGFKIMPDGVAMQICNG; encoded by the coding sequence ATGGCCAACGAAGGTATCACATTCACAGATGAAAAACGGTTCACGCAGGATCAGGTCGAGCGTCTCTTTCTTTCCGTCGGCTGGGTTTCCGGAAAATATCCGGAACGTTTGTATAAGGCTCTGATGGGTTCCTCCACGGTCTTTTCGGCGTGGGACGGCGACAGGCTTGTCGGTCTGGTGCGCGTGCTCGACGATACCGCGATGATGGCTTATATGCATTACGTATTGGTCGATCCTGAATATCAGGGTCAGGGCATCGCCGGCCATATGGTCGAGATGGTCAAGCAACGCTACGCCGATTATTTCTATATCGAAGTCATGCCCGAAGAAAGCAAGAACGCGGCGTTTTATCAAAAGCATGGGTTCAAGATCATGCCGGATGGCGTGGCCATGCAGATTTGCAACGGGTGA